CCGGACTTGCCCGCATGGCAGGCGAGGAGCGTCAGGTGACCGCGCTCTTTACCGACATCGAGAGCTTTTCCACCCTGTCGCAGAGGCTGAAGCCGCGCGAGCTCATCGCCCTGCTCGACATCTATTTCGCCGAAGTCAACGCGCTGGTGGCCGACCATGGCGGCATGGTCGACAAGGTGGTGGGCGATGCGGTGCACGCGTTCTTCAACGCCCCGGAGGACCTGGCCGATCATGTCGACAGGGCGATCGATTGCGCCAAGGCGATCCACGCGCTGACGGAAGAGATGCGCAGGCGTCCGCAGTTCGCCGCCAACGCTTTCGGCCGGACGCGGATCGGCATCGAGACCGGGCCGGCCGTCGTCGGCGAGGTCGGCGCCGGCGGCAAGCTCGACTACACCGCCCACGGCGACGCGATCAATCTGGCAGCGCGCCTGCAGGAGGCAAACAAGTTTCTCGGCACGGCGATCTGTGTCGGGCCTGCTGCCGCTCAGGAAAGCAAACGGCCGCTTCGCCCGCTCGGCAGCCACGAGATCCGCGGGTTCTCCATGATGGAACTGTTCACGGTCGCCGACTGACGCGGCGCGCCGGATAATCTCGATCCGGCGTCAGTTCAACGCGTCAAGCCGACACTCGCATAGGCTTCCTTGATGCGCGCCTCGCCCCAGTTGACGGGCTCGCTCGGGGCGTCGCCGCGATGATGAAACTCCACCCCCTGCCCGGCAGCGACGATCTTGGTGACGCCGCCGCGCGCGACCGAAACGCTTCCATGTTCGACGAAGACGGCAAAGGCTGCCCGGCTCGGACCACAGAAGAATTTGGTGCCGCGCACGCCGATCATGCCGAAGGCGGTGCGCACAGCCACGTCGACCTTCGGCAGCCCCTCAGGCCGGTCGAAGACCATGCGACCCGTTCCAAGCTCGAGCGTGCCGCCCTGCCCGGCAATGAAACTGTCGACGAGCAGTTCGGTTTCGGCGCCCAGAAGCACGCGCGTATCCGTGCCGAGGTTCAAGGTTGCAAAACTCTCGGCGTTCGTGTGCACGCGGTCGTTCTCGAAAAGCTGGCCGCCGACGGCGAGCGGCTTGTCCTTTTTCGCCTGCCTTAGCCGGACATCGCCGCGGATCTCCGTTGCTTCGCCAAGGGCCGAGTCTGCCCAGGCGGGCGCAGCACCGCGGCCGACTGCCGTCAGCAACAGGCCGCCGACGACGACGCGCCGGCTCACCAGCAACTTGCGCATCGACGCTGCCAGATCATCCATTTGCATCTCTCCCGTTTTGCGCGCTGCCGCCATCCGAGGATAGTCCCGGCGCTGCCGGATGCAAGCGGGCGCGAGGCCGGGCCCGCGGCAGTCCCTCGCCACTTCGCCAGAGCTTTCGTTGCCGGGCTGTTCCCGCCGGAACAGCCGCCTCCAACGGACAGCGATAAGTTCACCGTCAAGAGAAGGGAGAGTTTCATGGAAAATCGCAGCGCATCCGGCAGCCGCATCATCAACGCCGTATTCCTGGCCGTCGTCAGCCTGCTGGCGGTTGCTGCGATCGCACTTCCTTCAGCCCGCGCCGCCGAGCTTTCCGCAGCCGATGTCTGCGACCGCGAGGCAGGCAGCATCTTCGACCTGCAGCGCAATATGGCCTTCCCGGCCGTTGCCACCGAGGACATCAAGATCGGCGTGGCGCTGTCGGCCTGCCGCGAGGCCTATAACCAGAAGAGTGGCGCCCGCACCGAGTTTCAGCTGGCCCGCGTTCTCGACAAGGCCGGCCAGAAGATCCAGTCGCAGCGCATCCTCGGCGAAGCCGCCGAGCATGGCCATGCGCTCGCCATGACCAACTATGCCGTCCTCGTCGGCGAAGGCGGCGACATCGCAACAGAATTCGCGCTGAACCAGAAGGCGGCCGCCGCCGGCAACATTCTCGCCGCCTACAATCTCGGCGTCTCCTATCGCGACGGCATGGGAACCTCGGTCAACGGCGAACTGGCGATCGCATGGTTCGAGCGGGCATCGCTCGCTGGCGACGACGTCGCCGCCTTCAATCTCGCGGTCATCCTGGATGAAGGAAAGCTGGTCGCCGAGGACAACGCGAAGGCCGCGAAGTTCTACCGGCTGGCCGCAGACCGCGGCAATGTCGATGCCATGGTCAATCTCGGCTTGATGCTCGAGAACGGCGAAGGCATCAACAAGGACATCCCCGCGGCACGGGAAATCTTCCGCAAGGCGGCCAATGAAGGCGATGCGTTTGCCGGCCAGAAGCTCGCCGAACTCAGCGTCAGGGACGGATTTGAGACAGCCATGCTGCCCAAGGCCAGCCGCGTCAAGTAATCGAACACGCCTCCCAAGGGCCACGCGGGTCGGAGATCCCATGATCTTCGGCCCGCGTTTTCGTTTGGAACAGCCCCTAAGAGCCGACTAGCGGATTTCGCCTGCCTGCGGCCCCCAGGTATCGGTCAGCGCGAAGCCTTCGGCCAGCGGATCGAACGGATCGAGCGCCACCTGGTGCAGGCCGAAGGTCCAGCCTCGGCCGGCGATCGTCGGGATGATCGCCTCGCGGCCGGCAACCGTCGTCACACCTTCGAGGCCGACTTCGAACTCCGAACCGATGATCGAGCGTGACTTCAGGACATCGCCGACCTTGACCTTGCCGCGCGCATGCAGCGTCGCGAGGTTGGCCGAGCTGCCCGTGCCGCAGGGCGAACGGTCGACGCGACCCGGCCACATGGTGGTGCAGGTGCGGATCGTGCCGTCGGCCTCGACATCGCGGAACATGACGTAGGCGACGCCCTTGATCTCAGGGATTTCCGGATGGACGACCGGGATGGTGCGGTTGACGATGTCTTTGAGGATCATACCGGCTTCGACGATCTCGCGGGCGTTCGCCTTGTCGATCGTCGTGCCGATCTGGCCGACATCGACCAGGGCGTAGAAGATGCCGCCATAGCAGAGGTCGAGCTTGATCTTGCCCCACTTCGGCGTATCGACCTCGACGTCGAGCTCATGCACGAAGGACGGCACCATGGTCAGCTTCACCTTCTCACAGCGCCCATCGCGGCAGGTGGCGGTTGCCTTGACGAGGCCGGAGGCGGTGTCGAGCATGACGACGGTCTCGGGTTCCTTCATCTCGATGATGCCGGATTCCAAGAGCGCGGTCGTGACGCAGATCGAGTTCGAGCCGGACATGGCGTGCGCCTGGTCGGCTTGCAGGATGATGAAGCCGGCGTCGGCTTCCGGCCGCTTCGGCGGCACCAGCAAGTTGACCGAGCCGATCGAGCCGGAACGCGGCTCCAGGCACAGGAACCGGCGCAGGCTGTCGTCGACCGTATTGATGTGGTTGAGCTGCTCGGCGATCGAGTTGCCCGGGATCTTCGGCACGCCGCCGATCGCGACCTTGCCGATTTCGCCCTCGCAATGAACGTCCAGCAACTGGATCGTGCGCTTCCACCGCATGCCGTTTCTCCAACGCGTTTGCCATCGCCTCAACGGCGATCATGACTGATATATCAGATGCGCCTGCATTACCGCTTTCCGCGGGCGCCCGCAAGAAAAACCGCGAGCCGCTGTTCGTCTGTCGAGCCCAAAGATGCGGCTTGACGCAAGTGCGCCCGCACGACAGCTTGGGCCAATCGGACGCAACCCTCTGGAACTCCATGACAAAGCTGATCATCTTCACCGACCTGCACATGGTGCCCGAGGGCACGACGATCATCGGCCTCGATCCGTATCAGCGGCTGGCCAACGGCATTGCCCATGTCAACCGCTATCATGCGGATGCGGACCGGGTGGTCTTCATGGGCGATCTCACCCACCATGCAGACCATGCGTCCTACCAGCGCCTGAAGCGGCTGATCGATCAGCTGACGCCGCCGGTCGCCATCACCATCGGCAATCACGACCGGCGCGAGGTGTTCCGCGAGGTCTTTGCCGCTGCAGAGACCGACGAGAACGGCTTCGTGCAGCAGGCTATCGATTTTGCCGACTGCCGTATCCTCCTGCTCGATACGCTGTTTGCCCCGCCCTATGATTATCCGACCAGCCATGCGGGTGTGCTTTGCGCCAAGCGGCTCGCCTGGCTCGACAGGCAACTGGCCGATGCCGGCGACCGGCCGGTGCTCATCTTCATGCACCATCCGCCGCACAGGACGGGCTTTAGCGGCATGGACATGATCCGGCTCGCCAACGAGACGGAGTTCTACGACCTCGTCAAACTGCACGGCAATGTGCGGCACATCTTCGCCGGCCATGTGCACCGGACGATCAGCGGCTCCTGCCGCGGCATTCCGTTCTCGGTCTTCAAGAGCCCCGTACACCAGCAGCCGATGCCCTTCGATGCACCCGACGCCTCGCTGTCGGTCGACGAGCCGGCCGCCTATGGCATCGCCGTCGTGACCGACGATGGCGTGCTGGTGCATACGGAGGACTACGAGATCGCCCGCCGAGATGCCGCCATCGCGTAAGGGCCATTTCAGACCGCGGACCTTCATGCTAGTTTGAGGCTATGACCAAACCCGTATCCCTCGACGAAAGCTTCGATTGCCAGAGTTGCGGCGCCTGCTGCGCCTATTCGGCCGACTGGCCGCGTTTCTCGCTGGAGACGGACGAGGAGCTCGACCTGATCCCAGCGGAATATGTGTCCGCCGACCTCGGCGGCATGCGCTGCGAGGACGATCGCTGCTTGGCGCTCAGCGGCAAGCTCGGCGACCATGTCGGCTGCAAGATCTACGCGATCCGGCCGATCGTCTGTCGCACCTGCATGCCCGGCGACGACGAGTGCCTGATGGCCCGCGAGAAGCACTTCGGCAAGGCCGCATAACACCGGATCATCCGGTGATTTTGCGAACATTCCGCATCCTCTGCGGCTCCGCACGCACCGGACGGTGAAACATTCCGCGAAAGATCAAATTTGCCGGATGGATGTACGGCGAAAGGAAGCGTATTTTCCGGCCACGATCGGGCGCGCGCTGCGCCCTTCAAACCGCTTCCCGGAGGATAGCGCTCGATGAGCCAGACACCGCTTCACAAGACCACTGCAGAGACCGGCGCGCCTCAGGCTCCCTTTGCCGAGTTCGCCCCACCGGTTCGACCGCAGAGCACGCTGCGCCAGGCGATCACCGCCGCCTACCGCCGGCCGGAAACGGAAGCACTGCCGGCACTGGTCGAAGCTGCAACGCTCGACGCGGCCACCCGTTCCGCCGCCGCCAAGACCGCCCGCAAGCTGATCGAGGCGCTGCGCGCCAAGCACAAGGGCTCGGGCGTCGAAGGACTGGTGCAGGAATATTCGCTGTCGAGCCAGGAAGGCGTGGCGCTGATGTGCCTGGCCGAAGCGCTGCTGCGCATCCCGGACACGGCAACCCGTGACGCGCTGATCCGCGACAAGATCGCCGACGGCGACTGGAAGTCGCATATCGGCGGCGGCCGCTCGCTGTTCGTCAACGCCGCCACCTGGGGTCTCGTCGTTACCGGCAAGCTGACCTCGACCGTCAACGACCGCAGCCTTTCCGCCGCCCTCACCCGCCTGATCGCCCGTTGCGGCGAGCCGGTCATCCGCCGCGGCGTCGACATGGCGATGCGCATGATGGGCGAACAGTTCGTCACCGGCGAGACCATCGACGAGGCGCTGCGCCGGTCGCGCGCGCTCGAACAGAAGGGCTTCCGCTACTCCTACGACATGCTCGGCGAAGCGGCGACCACGGCTGCCGATGCAGAGCGCTACTATCGCGACTACGAGCAGGCGATCCACGCCATCGGCAAGGCATCGGCCGGCCGCGGCATCTATGAAGGCCCGGGCATCTCGATCAAGCTTTCGGCCCTTCACCCGCGCTATGCCCGTTCGCAGGCCTCGCGCGTCATGGAAGAGCTGCTGCCGAAGGTGAAGGCGCTTGCCGTCATCGCCAAGAAGTATGACATCGGCCTCAACATCGACGCGGAGGAAGCCGACCGTCTCGAACTTTCGCTCGACCTGCTCGAAGAGCTGTGCCTCGACAAGGACCTCGCCGGCTGGGCCGGCATGGGCTTTGTCGTCCAGGCCTACGGCAAGCGCTGCCCCTACGTGCTCGACTTCATCATCGACCTTGCCCGCCGCGCCGAGCGCCGCGTCATGGTCCGCCTCGTCAAGGGCGCCTATTGGGATGCCGAGATCAAGCGCGCCCAGCTCGACGGCCTGGAAGATTTCCCGGTCTACACGCGCAAGATCTACACCGACGTTTCCTACATCGCCTGCGCCAAGAAGCTGCTGGCCGCGACCGACGTGATCTTCCCGCAGTTTGCCACTCACAACGCCCAGTCGCTCGCGACCATCTACGAAATGGCCGGCAAGGACTTCAAGGTCGGCAAGTACGAGTTCCAGTGCCTGCACGGCATGGGCGAGCCGCTCTATGACGAAGTCGTCGGCAAGGGCAATCTCGACCGTCCCTGCCGCATCTATGCGCCTGTCGGTACGCACGAGACCCTGCTTGCCTATCTCGTTCGTCGCCTGCTCGAAAACGGTGCGAACTCCTCCTTCGTCAACCGCATCGCCGACCCGAAGGTGTCGGTCGACGAACTGATCGCCGATCCGGTCGAGATCGTCCGCGCCATGCCGGTCGTCGGCGCGCCGCACGACCAGATCGCGCTGCCCGACAACCTCTTCGGTGACACGCGCCGCAATTCCGCCGGCCTCGACCTTTCGAACGAAGCGGGCCTGACCTCGCTGACCGCAGCGCTGCAGGCAAGCGCGATGATCGACTGGAAGGCCGTGCCGCTGCTGGCAACCGGCCCCGCCTCCGGCGAAACCCGCGCCGTCGTCAACCCCGGCGATCACCGTGACGTGGTCGGCTCGGTCACCGAGGCTTCGGAAGCCGACGCCCGCCAGGCAGCGAGCCTTGCCGCCAAGGCAGCCGCAAGCTGGGCTGCCGTTTCGCCGGCCGAGCGCGCCGCCTGCCTCATGCGCGCTGCCGACCTGATGCAGGCGCGCATGCCGACCCTGCTCGGCCTGATCTCGCGCGAAGCCGGCAAGTCGCTGCCGAACGCAATCGCCGAAGTGCGCGAGGCGATCGACTTCCTGCGCTATTACGCCGAACAGACGCGCCGCACGCTCGGCCCGGCCCACAAGGCGCTTGGTCCGATCGTCTGCATCAGCCCGTGGAACTTCCCGCTGGCGATCTTCGCCGGCCAGATTGCCGCAGCGCTGGTTGCCGGCAACCCGGTGCTGGCAAAGCCTGCCGAGGAAACGCCGCTGATCGCCGCCGAAGGCGTGCGCATCCTGCACGAGGCCGGCATCCCGGCCGACGCGCTGCAACTGCTGCCCGGTGACGGCCGCATCGGCGCGGCCCTAGTTGCCGCCCCCGAGATCGCCGGCGTGATGTTCACCGGCTCGACCGAAGTCGCCCGCCTGATCCAGGCGCAGCTTGCCGACCGGCTGTCGCCGGCCGGCCGGCCGATCCCGCTGATTGCCGAGACCGGCGGCCAGAACGCCATGATCGTCGACAGCTCGGCGCTTGCCGAACAGGTCGTCGGCGACGTCATCGCCTCGGCCTTCGACAGCGCCGGCCAGCGCTGCTCGGCGCTGCGCGTTCTCTGCCTGCAGGAAGACGTGGCCGACCGCACGCTTTCGATGCTGAAGGGCGCGCTGCACGAGCTGAAGATCGGCCGCACCGACCGGCTCTCGGTCGACGTCGGCCCCGTCATCACCGCGGAAGCCAAGGGCATCATCGAAAAGCACATCGAGACGATGCGCGGCCTCGGCCGCAAGGTCGAACAGATCGGCCCTGCCTCCGGCACCGAACAGGGCACCTTCGTGCCGCCGACGATCATCGAGCTCGACAAGCTCTCGGACCTCAAGCGCGAAGTCTTCGGTCCGGTGCTGCATGTCATTCGCTACCGCCGCGACGATCTCGACCGGCTGATCGACGACATCAACGCCACCGGCTACGGCCTGACCTTCGGCCTGCACACGCGCCTCGACGAGACCATCGCTCACGTCACCTCGCGGGTGAAGGCGGGCAACCTCTACGTCAACCGCAACGTCATCGGCGCCGTCGTCGGCGTTCAGCCGTTCGGCGGGCGCGGACTCTCGGGCACCGGCCCGAAGGCCGGCGGCCCGCTCTATCTCGGCCGCCTCGTCGCCACCGCCCCGGTTCCGCCGCAGCACAGCTCGGTTCACACCGATCCGGCGCTGCTCGACTTTGCCAAGTGGCTCGACGGCAAGGGCGCAAAGGCCGAGGCCGAGACCGCCCGCACGGCCGGCAGCAACTCGGCCCTCGGCCTTGCCTCCGAGCTTCCGGGCCCGGTCGGCGAGCGCAACCTCTATGCGCTGCATCCGCGTGGCCGCGTGCTTCTGGTTCCGGCGACGGAAACCGGTCTCTACCGCCAGCTGGGTGCCGCCCTTGCCACCGGCAACACCGTCGTCGTCGACGCGGCCTCCGGCCTGCAGGCTTCGCTGAAGGATTTGCCGGCAAGCGTCTCCGCACGGCTTTCCTGGTCGAAGGACTGGGCGGCCGACGGTCCGTTCGCGGGCGCGCTCGTCGAAGGTGATGGCCCCCGCGTACGCGAAGTCAGCAAGGCGATTGCCGGCCTTCCCGGCCCGCTCGTTCTCGTCCAGGCGGCTTCGACCGAAGAGATCGGCAAGAACCCCGACGCCTATTGCCTGAACTGGCTGCTCGAGGAGGTCTCGACCTCGATCAACACGGCCGCTGCCGGCGGCAATGCCAGCCTGATGGCGATCGGCTGATCGACATCGGTCACGCTACAAGAATGCCTCTCCCGAACGCGGGAGAGGCAATGAAGGAACAGGGGCATCATCCGGCGGTGACGGCCGTCCCCTCTCCACCTCATCCCCTGTGCCCCATCACAGGGATCCAGCCGCGCCGCGTCGGCGGCGCGAAAGAATGCCTCAACAGAAATGAGTCTTCCCACGGCGCAGACGCGCCGTGACTGGATTGCTTTGGCAAGCAAAGGAATGACGGTGGAAAAACGCGGCATCAATTACAGCGCCGCGCCAGACCCGGCGCTGATCCAAGCCATTGTGGCGCCGCCCCCAACAATCCGTTATCAGCTTCTCAAGAAACGGAAGCAGCCATGTTCACCCTCAAGCGCATTGAAACGGCAAACCAGGACGTCAAGAAGAGCCGCTTTCTGGCCTTTGCCGCGCCCATCGCCGACGAACAGGCTGCGAAAGACTTCCTCGCCTCCCATTCCGATTCCACGGCCAACCACAATTGCTGGGCTTGGCGCATCGGCCAGGCCTATCGCTTCGGCGACGACGGCGAGCCGAGCGGCACGGCCGGGAAGCCCATTCTCGCGGCCATAGACGGCCAGGAGCTCGACCGCGTCGCCGTCGTGGTGACCCGTTGGTTCGGCGGCATTCTGCTGGGCAGCGGCGGCCTGGTGCGCGCCTATGGCGGCACAGCGGCGCTCTGCCTTCGCGCCGCGGAAAAGATCGAGATGATCGAAACCGTGCGCGCAACTGTCGCCGTCGACTTTTCCGACATGGCGCTGATCAAGGCGCGGCTTCTTGCCCGCGACGTCACCATCGTCAACGAGAGCTTCACGGACAAAGGCCCGGTTCTGAGCGTAGACCTGCGCAAGGATGAGGCGGAGGCGATCCTCGGCATGGTCGTCGATCTCAGCCGCGGCAAGGCAGTGGTATCGCTCGACGACTAACGCCCGGCGCGCTCGCGGACCTAACCTCCTATCGAAATCGCGTTTCTTGATCGGGCACCTGCGACAGCATTGAGAAAATATGTGCGCGGTTTCCCGCTCCACATCTCGCTCTAATTTACGCGATCAGATCAGTCATAATAGAAGTGCTCCACCCAGCGTATGTTCGATGACGCACAACAGGAGACAGCACCATGCAGACGAGAGTTCTTGGCAAGACCGGCGCAACCATATCCGAGATCGGCTTCGGCGCCTGGCAAATTGGCGGCTCCTGGGGAGATGTCAGCGAGGCGGACGGCAAGCGGGCGCTCAATGCGGCGCTCGATGCTGGCGTCACCTTTGTCGATACGGCCGACGTTTATGGCGACGGCCGCTCCGAAAAGATCATTGCAGCGGTGTTGAAGGAACGCGGTGGCGACAGGCCCTTCGTCGCGACCAAGGCCGGCCGCCGGCTGAGCCCGCATGTGACCGAAGGCTATACGGGCGAAAACATCGAGGCCTTCATCGATCGCAGCCTTACCAATCTCGGCGTCGAGACGCTCGACCTGGTACAGCTCCATTGCCCGCCGACCGAAGTCTATTATCGGCCGGAGCTGTTCGGCGCGCTCGACCGGCTCGTAGCCAAGGGCAAGATCCGCCACTACGGCGTCTCGGTCGAAAAGGTCGAGGAAGCGCTGAAGGCGATCGAATATCCCGGCGTTGCGACCGTGCAGATCATCTACAACATCTTCCGCCAGCGCCCGCACGAGCTGTTCTTCGCGGAAGCGCAGAAAAAGAACGTTGGCGTCATCGTGCGCGTGCCGCTCGCCTCCGGTCTGCTTTCGGGCAAGATCAACCGCGAAACCGCCTTTGCCGCAGACGACCACCGCAACTTCAACCGCCATGGCGAAGCCTTCGATGTCGGCGAGACCTTTGCCGGCGTGCCGTTCGAAGCGGCGCTGGAAGCCGTCGAGCAGCTTCGCCCGCTCACGCCTCAGGGCGTGCCTATGGCGCAGTTTGCGCTACGCTGGATCCTCGAGCAGCAGGCGGTCTCCGTGGTGATCCCGGGCGCCCGCAACGAGGCGCAGGCGCAATCCAACGCGGCCGCCAGCGAGCTTGCCGCCATCGACGACGACACGAAGGCAGCGATTGCAGCGGTTTACGAGCGGCTGGTGAAGGTTCATGTTCATCACCGCTGGTAACTGACGCCTCGCCGACGGGGGGCCAAGGGAGGTGCAGCGATGACCGACCCCTTCGACCTGCAACGGTTTGTCGACGCTCAGGACCGCGCCTATGCCGCGGTCCTCGATGAACTCGGGCATGGCCACAAGCGAACCCACTGGATGTGGTTTGTCTTCCCGCAGCTTGCCGGCCTTGGCCATTCGCCGATGGCACAGCGCTATGCGATCTCCGGGCTCGACGAAGCGTCGGCCTATCTCGCCCACCCGGTGCTCGGCCCGAGGCTGCGTGAATGCACCGAGCGCGCCAATGTGGTTACGGGCAGCTCGGCCCACGACATTTTCTCAAGCCCCGATGACATAAAGTTCCGGTCATCGATGACCCTGTTTGCCGAGGTCGAGAAAGACGGGGGGCCGTTCGGAGTGGCGCTTGAGCGCTATTTCGCGGGAGAGAAGGATCGGCGCACTATGGAAATCCTGGCGCAGCGGCGTTGATGCCGGCGTTCAAGCGCTCAGGAAGCGCGCTTCGGCGACCCTCAGAGGTTGGGTGTCGAATTGATCAGGAAGAACAGGATCATGAAGGCACAAACCGAAAGGCCAGCAACAATCACCAGCAGTTCTTTCATCATATAGCGATACATCGGCACCTCCTTTCTTCGAGCGGCCCCTTCCTCCTTCATATAGGAAGCCGCTCGACCGATTTTCACACTTCGGCGTCAAAAGATCGTGAACCCGCCGGTGCTTTCGTGATCGGGTCTTGATCGTAGCAACCCGGCCTGTTCGCCGCCGCAACACCGCTCACGAGAAGCGTAAATCATTATATACTAACATATATTATTGTCTCCTAATCCTTTCGAAGGGCGGCGTTGCCGGAACTGACCCGGCGCCTGAAGCCCCACCGGTCGGAACGGGCCGGCGTCAGCCAGCGCACGATCCATTATTACGAGCGGCTGGGCCTGGTGAAGCCGGCCGAGCGCGAAGGGGCCGGCTACCGCTACTATGACGAAACCGCCGCGAAACGGCTGGAAAGATCGCGGCGCTGAAGCGTCTCGGTCTCAGCCTCGACGAGATCGCCGCAGTGATCGACCTCTATTTCGAGGACGCAAGCGGCATCCGGGGCAAGGAGCGCGTGCTGGAAATCCTGCAGGCACAGCTCGACAAGACGAATGCCCAACTCGACGAACTCTCGACATTCAAACCGGACCTCGAAAACAACATCACCCACATGCACGGGCTGATCGCCGAGGCGCGGCGAAGGTAAACGCGGCACGAACGGGATTTGGCACATACTAAATCTACACCTGACGTCAGGTTTCATTCATAGATCCACGTGCCCCGCCAGCTCCCTGCCGGCACTCCGCTTCCGTTGTCGGCAACATCCGCCTCTCAAGTGCCCCCTCGGCGATCCGCGATCGGTTTCATGACCACCTACCGCCTCCCCCAAAACACACAAAAGGAGCTCTGGACATGCCCGCACAGACGCCCTCTCGCGGTCCTCGTCGCCCTTGGCCTTGCCGCCGGCACGGCAACCGCAAACATGGCCTTCGCAGAGACAGGAGTGAGGCCCGCTGCAGCCGACAGCGCTCGACCCGCCACCATCGGCGCCTTCATGCCCGCCGGTTACCGCGAGGCGGGCCGCCGTGCCGCCATCGTCGACGGTGAAGCTGCGGAACTCGTCCGCTACGCGCGCGCCGACGGGCGCAATGCAACGCTCGGCGCCGAGCATTTCAGCACCGTCATCGCCGACGATGGCCGCCTCAAGGGCTTTGCCCGGATCGACCTGGATCTGGTCGGCCGCCCGTTGCCGACCCGCGAGGACGCGCAGGCAATCGCCAAGGATTTCCTGCGCGAGGCAGCGCCAGACCTTCTGCCCGGAATGAGGATCAGCTGGATCGACCCGCACGACGAACCCCTGCGGGTTGCCCGCAACGGCCGCAGCGAAGACCTGACCCTCACGGGCATGAAGGTCAAGATGCGCAACCAGGCCGACGGCCTCTGGATGGGGGTCATCGTCGGCGCGGACCGAAAGGTCATTGTGTTCGAGCGCGACATTCACTGGATCAGCTTTCCCGGCCGCCGCGGAACGGAAAAGTGGCTTCACGATGCCTGGCTCGTCGAGAAGGGCTACAGCGTAGGCCAATCCTGAGCGATCAACCGGACTAGGCGAACGCGATTCTTCAGGATCGAGCGCTGCTTGCTTCGGATCCCGTGAAGCAAGTTAGCGGCGATTCACCAGCCGCGAGCCTGGCCCACGGAACATTGCAAACGAAAGACACTTGAGGGATGTGAGAGGCGCGTCGCGAAACGCAAGGTCGCGACGCGCGACCCAAGGTGGGATCCAGAAGAACCGGATCTAGACATCATCTATGTCATTGAAAAGAATGGCGCACCCGAAGAGATTCGAACTCCTGACCCCCAGATTCGTAGTCTGGTGCTCTATCCAGCTGAGCTACGGGTGCTTTTGCCTGAAGCGGTCGAACCGCTTGCGTGAGCGGTTCTCTAAAGGGTCCTTTCGGGGATTGCAAGCGCCGTTCTGTAAAAAATTTCATTTTTACGACGACATGTCCGCTTTGCTGTGGACGGAGGCGGCCGCGCCGGCGCTGAACCCGCTGGAAAGCAAGGGATGCCGCCGCAGGACCCGACTGCAGAAAATAATTTGGGGTGCCCCTGCGCCGCCCGTACGCCGGGCGAGCCGCGCGCCGTGGCCGGGCAGATCCTGCCCAAACACGGAATCATCAGGGGCTACGGCTGACACCTAGGAGGGTGAATGTGCGGCTCTAGTGGCGGAACTTCGAACGGAAGGCGTCGAGCGGCACCGGGCGGT
The nucleotide sequence above comes from Ensifer sp. PDNC004. Encoded proteins:
- a CDS encoding aldo/keto reductase; this encodes MQTRVLGKTGATISEIGFGAWQIGGSWGDVSEADGKRALNAALDAGVTFVDTADVYGDGRSEKIIAAVLKERGGDRPFVATKAGRRLSPHVTEGYTGENIEAFIDRSLTNLGVETLDLVQLHCPPTEVYYRPELFGALDRLVAKGKIRHYGVSVEKVEEALKAIEYPGVATVQIIYNIFRQRPHELFFAEAQKKNVGVIVRVPLASGLLSGKINRETAFAADDHRNFNRHGEAFDVGETFAGVPFEAALEAVEQLRPLTPQGVPMAQFALRWILEQQAVSVVIPGARNEAQAQSNAAASELAAIDDDTKAAIAAVYERLVKVHVHHRW
- a CDS encoding DUF1810 domain-containing protein yields the protein MTDPFDLQRFVDAQDRAYAAVLDELGHGHKRTHWMWFVFPQLAGLGHSPMAQRYAISGLDEASAYLAHPVLGPRLRECTERANVVTGSSAHDIFSSPDDIKFRSSMTLFAEVEKDGGPFGVALERYFAGEKDRRTMEILAQRR
- a CDS encoding MerR family DNA-binding transcriptional regulator, with the protein product MPELTRRLKPHRSERAGVSQRTIHYYERLGLVKPAEREGAGYRYYDETAAKRLERSRR
- a CDS encoding YigZ family protein yields the protein MFTLKRIETANQDVKKSRFLAFAAPIADEQAAKDFLASHSDSTANHNCWAWRIGQAYRFGDDGEPSGTAGKPILAAIDGQELDRVAVVVTRWFGGILLGSGGLVRAYGGTAALCLRAAEKIEMIETVRATVAVDFSDMALIKARLLARDVTIVNESFTDKGPVLSVDLRKDEAEAILGMVVDLSRGKAVVSLDD
- the putA gene encoding trifunctional transcriptional regulator/proline dehydrogenase/L-glutamate gamma-semialdehyde dehydrogenase translates to MSQTPLHKTTAETGAPQAPFAEFAPPVRPQSTLRQAITAAYRRPETEALPALVEAATLDAATRSAAAKTARKLIEALRAKHKGSGVEGLVQEYSLSSQEGVALMCLAEALLRIPDTATRDALIRDKIADGDWKSHIGGGRSLFVNAATWGLVVTGKLTSTVNDRSLSAALTRLIARCGEPVIRRGVDMAMRMMGEQFVTGETIDEALRRSRALEQKGFRYSYDMLGEAATTAADAERYYRDYEQAIHAIGKASAGRGIYEGPGISIKLSALHPRYARSQASRVMEELLPKVKALAVIAKKYDIGLNIDAEEADRLELSLDLLEELCLDKDLAGWAGMGFVVQAYGKRCPYVLDFIIDLARRAERRVMVRLVKGAYWDAEIKRAQLDGLEDFPVYTRKIYTDVSYIACAKKLLAATDVIFPQFATHNAQSLATIYEMAGKDFKVGKYEFQCLHGMGEPLYDEVVGKGNLDRPCRIYAPVGTHETLLAYLVRRLLENGANSSFVNRIADPKVSVDELIADPVEIVRAMPVVGAPHDQIALPDNLFGDTRRNSAGLDLSNEAGLTSLTAALQASAMIDWKAVPLLATGPASGETRAVVNPGDHRDVVGSVTEASEADARQAASLAAKAAASWAAVSPAERAACLMRAADLMQARMPTLLGLISREAGKSLPNAIAEVREAIDFLRYYAEQTRRTLGPAHKALGPIVCISPWNFPLAIFAGQIAAALVAGNPVLAKPAEETPLIAAEGVRILHEAGIPADALQLLPGDGRIGAALVAAPEIAGVMFTGSTEVARLIQAQLADRLSPAGRPIPLIAETGGQNAMIVDSSALAEQVVGDVIASAFDSAGQRCSALRVLCLQEDVADRTLSMLKGALHELKIGRTDRLSVDVGPVITAEAKGIIEKHIETMRGLGRKVEQIGPASGTEQGTFVPPTIIELDKLSDLKREVFGPVLHVIRYRRDDLDRLIDDINATGYGLTFGLHTRLDETIAHVTSRVKAGNLYVNRNVIGAVVGVQPFGGRGLSGTGPKAGGPLYLGRLVATAPVPPQHSSVHTDPALLDFAKWLDGKGAKAEAETARTAGSNSALGLASELPGPVGERNLYALHPRGRVLLVPATETGLYRQLGAALATGNTVVVDAASGLQASLKDLPASVSARLSWSKDWAADGPFAGALVEGDGPRVREVSKAIAGLPGPLVLVQAASTEEIGKNPDAYCLNWLLEEVSTSINTAAAGGNASLMAIG